One genomic window of Bacteroidota bacterium includes the following:
- a CDS encoding YbbR-like domain-containing protein: MKRTYREIVKLIKNYSKGRNYRVFFVFVFISTLFWLLIKLSKSYTVTDDFSVKYISVPENLSWSKIDEANLSLEVSGSGFQMLNYTLTGKKIEVDLSELKKYSDGQYYVLPEEQFILIKQQFPGSVGLSYNGPDTIHFDFSKKVSKKIPVILNYSLDLDKSYKFLEPVSIKPDSITISGPSSVVTEIDSIETVYFERKNLRESTKSTIAFKSLEDDRVELSVKAVSVEIKIEQFTQNRINVPVAFENIPQGFLLKTFPDNVELIFNAGLSDCESIKPTHFEVVADYDSLKSDDAATIPLKVNVLSDKVDLIRVEPAEVEFLLRKIDK, translated from the coding sequence ATGAAGAGGACTTATAGAGAAATAGTTAAATTAATAAAAAACTATAGCAAGGGACGTAATTACCGTGTCTTTTTTGTTTTTGTATTTATATCCACTTTATTTTGGCTTTTGATTAAACTGTCAAAATCATATACTGTAACTGATGATTTTTCTGTGAAATATATTTCTGTACCCGAAAATCTTTCCTGGAGTAAAATCGATGAGGCTAATTTGTCTCTTGAAGTTTCGGGAAGTGGTTTTCAGATGTTGAATTACACCTTAACAGGGAAGAAAATAGAGGTTGATTTATCTGAATTGAAAAAGTATTCGGATGGACAGTATTATGTATTGCCTGAAGAACAGTTTATTTTGATAAAGCAACAGTTTCCGGGTAGTGTGGGTCTGTCTTATAATGGACCGGATACAATTCATTTTGATTTTTCGAAGAAGGTATCGAAAAAAATCCCCGTAATTTTGAATTATAGCCTTGATTTGGATAAGTCATATAAGTTTTTAGAGCCGGTTTCAATAAAGCCGGATTCAATTACTATAAGCGGTCCTTCGTCGGTAGTGACAGAAATAGATTCTATTGAAACTGTTTATTTTGAAAGAAAAAATCTTAGAGAAAGCACTAAAAGTACTATAGCATTCAAAAGCCTCGAAGACGATAGAGTTGAGTTATCCGTTAAGGCTGTAAGTGTAGAGATAAAGATAGAGCAATTTACACAGAACAGGATTAATGTTCCGGTAGCTTTCGAGAATATACCCCAAGGATTTCTGTTAAAAACATTTCCTGATAATGTGGAGTTGATATTTAATGCCGGATTAAGTGATTGTGAGTCTATAAAACCAACGCATTTTGAGGTTGTAGCTGATTATGACAGTCTGAAAAGTGATGATGCTGCTACTATTCCGTTAAAAGTTAATGTCTTGTCTGATAAGGTTGATCTGATAAGAGTGGAACCTGCTGAGGTTGAATTTTTGTTGAGAAAAATAGATAAGTAA
- the yajC gene encoding preprotein translocase subunit YajC codes for MDTVFLQADGGQWNSIIMLVLMFAVIYFFMIRPQVKKQKTEKKFQSDINKGDRVVTTSGIHGKIIDLSDTTCVIETGAGRIKFERSAISQELTAASYSSEEKKYEKK; via the coding sequence ATGGATACAGTTTTTTTACAGGCAGATGGAGGGCAATGGAACTCCATTATAATGCTTGTTTTAATGTTTGCGGTTATTTACTTTTTTATGATCAGACCTCAGGTAAAGAAACAAAAAACAGAAAAGAAGTTTCAAAGTGATATTAATAAGGGAGACAGAGTTGTTACTACCAGTGGAATTCACGGTAAAATAATTGACCTTAGCGATACAACATGTGTGATAGAAACAGGAGCAGGTAGAATTAAATTTGAGCGTTCGGCTATATCGCAGGAACTTACTGCTGCCAGTTATTCATCAGAGGAAAAGAAATACGAAAAGAAATAA
- a CDS encoding DUF1573 domain-containing protein: MKSLKILALTFGVLLFSSCGDDATSRINKENAESSELKVAEINKGFPTMTFEKEKHDFGDINEGDIVETVFKFKNDGDTPLIITNARASCGCTIPKYTDKPIQPGEEGEISVKFNSNRKPGKQNKRVTLTTNTEKRMEFVHIMANVAKKETNK, translated from the coding sequence ATGAAAAGCTTAAAAATCCTTGCGTTAACTTTTGGAGTTCTTTTGTTTTCATCTTGTGGCGATGATGCTACAAGTAGAATTAATAAGGAAAATGCAGAAAGTTCGGAGTTAAAAGTTGCAGAGATCAATAAGGGGTTTCCAACAATGACTTTCGAAAAAGAAAAACACGATTTTGGAGATATAAATGAAGGAGATATTGTAGAAACAGTATTTAAATTCAAAAATGATGGGGATACACCATTAATTATTACAAACGCAAGGGCGTCTTGCGGCTGTACAATTCCAAAATATACCGATAAGCCGATACAACCCGGAGAGGAAGGTGAAATTTCTGTAAAGTTTAACTCTAACCGTAAACCCGGTAAACAAAACAAAAGAGTTACACTTACTACCAATACCGAAAAAAGGATGGAGTTTGTACATATTATGGCTAATGTTGCCAAAAAAGAGACTAATAAATAA
- the nusB gene encoding transcription antitermination factor NusB: MLTRRHIRAKVMQSVYAFVQSGNDKVDGEQKNMLRSIDNIFDLYILLLDLVVEVVEWDKNILEKRKNRLSPQDRELAPNEKFANNKFVAKLAESKALNQNLEDRSLGWKDHDEYLQILLKEIKESDLYAKYIAKDSPRFKSDKNFMIDVYKEIIAPNEKIHEFIESENISWLGDLAVANSMVVKSLTLIFEDSEDEQPLMTLYKDLEDKKFAIDLFKKTILNSEKTRKLISDKTPGWDSDRIAQLDLILMEMGLSEFLYFPSIPTKVTINEYLELSKDFSTPKSRVFINGVLDNLWRDLDKEGVIKKSGRGLI, from the coding sequence TGCTTACAAGGAGACATATCAGGGCAAAAGTGATGCAATCAGTTTATGCCTTTGTTCAATCGGGAAATGATAAGGTTGATGGTGAACAAAAAAATATGTTAAGGAGTATTGACAACATATTTGATTTATATATACTGCTTCTGGATTTGGTTGTAGAGGTTGTAGAGTGGGATAAAAACATCCTCGAGAAAAGAAAAAACAGGTTGTCTCCCCAGGATAGGGAATTGGCACCCAATGAGAAGTTTGCTAATAATAAGTTTGTTGCCAAATTAGCAGAAAGCAAGGCATTAAATCAAAATTTAGAAGACAGGAGCCTTGGGTGGAAAGATCATGACGAATACTTACAGATACTGCTAAAAGAAATCAAAGAAAGCGATCTTTACGCCAAGTATATTGCAAAAGATTCTCCTCGATTTAAGTCGGATAAAAACTTTATGATAGATGTTTATAAAGAGATTATTGCACCAAACGAAAAGATTCATGAGTTTATAGAGAGTGAAAATATATCATGGTTAGGCGATTTGGCTGTTGCTAACAGTATGGTTGTAAAATCGCTAACGCTTATATTTGAGGATTCGGAAGATGAACAGCCTTTGATGACTCTTTATAAGGATTTAGAAGATAAAAAGTTTGCAATAGATCTGTTTAAGAAAACAATATTAAATTCAGAGAAAACCCGAAAATTAATTTCCGACAAAACTCCGGGCTGGGATTCAGACCGTATAGCTCAGTTGGATTTGATTTTAATGGAGATGGGGCTTAGTGAATTCCTGTATTTTCCATCTATCCCAACAAAAGTTACGATTAATGAGTATTTAGAGTTGTCGAAAGATTTTTCTACTCCTAAGAGTCGTGTTTTTATAAATGGTGTACTCGATAATTTGTGGAGAGATCTCGATAAAGAAGGTGTAATAAAGAAATCCGGCAGAGGGTTGATTTAA